From a region of the Penaeus vannamei isolate JL-2024 chromosome 32, ASM4276789v1, whole genome shotgun sequence genome:
- the LOC138867839 gene encoding mucin-2-like, which yields MASNEDSLPLIEALRLAPSSNSLSEFDFDGFPTPAPPLTTAPTTDAITPSSTLMNNSNHSEKPIQVITQPLKNTFSSSPIYSSSSPNARPSSMSTPSSLITTLHPYCPPPHRTPHHPIFLSPSSFYYLSFCKPSSRSDRSRLVTVTSEAQARALSALTELAGKPIPAEPHPTLNTCTGTVSIPPNACPMFNKNWSDCWQYSVTLFLLEANINLMSILPRLASIDKTSPMRFILVDCLIMSDNINPFLVNVKHVGVLATQPNIVAPQPDALYVPNLVMTVQIARVSQVHVPIVETPIMCFIGAALPIILRSAPLPSTQDISASPKVSFPNTQNLRPMSTHPIHQSNPFSILNPDTPISTTSRIPTPPHFNPTVPIKPPDTTPSPIPVPLSQPPDT from the exons atggccagtaatgaagattcctTACCCTTgatagaggcattaaggcttgccccttcatcaaatagcctatctgaatttgattttgatggttttccgacccctgcccctcctttgaccacggctccgaccactgatgctaTTACCCCCTCTTCGACGCTTATGAACAACTCTAATCATTCTGAAAAGCCcatccaggttattactcaacccctgaaaaataccttttcctcatccccaatatactcctcttcatcccctaatGCACGaccctcttcaatgtcaaccccctcttcccttattactactcttcatccttattgccctcccccccacagaactccacaccaccccatcttcctctcgccctcgtccttctactacctCTCCTTCTGCAAACCTTCTAG tcgctctgatcgttcacgccttgtcacagttacatctgaagctcaagctcgtgcactatctgcCCTAACTGAGCTTGcaggcaaacccattcctgctgaacctcacccaactcttaatacttgtactggaactgtttctattcccccaaatgcttgtcccatgtttaacaagaactggtcagactgt tggcagtacagtgttacactcttcctcctaGAGGCCAACATAAATctcatgtcaatattgccaagattagcttccatagacaagacctcccccatgaggtttatattggtggattgtcttatcatgtccgacaatatcaaccccttcctcgtcaatgtcaaaCATGTTGgggttttggccacccagccaaacattgtcgcTCCACAGCCTGATGCCctttatgtgcccaacctggtcatgaccgttcaaattgcccggGTCAGTCaggtacatgtgccaattgtggagactcccataatgtgttttataggagctgccctgcctataa TCCTGCGCTCTGCTCCCTTACCATCTAcacaagatatttctgcatcTCCCAAGGTATCTTTTCCCAATACTCAAAACCTAcgtcctatgtctactcaccctattcaccagtcaaatccattttccatcctaaatccagatactccaatctctaccacttcccggatacctacccctcctcacttta ACCCCACTGTCCCTATCAAACCCCCGGACACTACTCCTTCACCTATTCCTGTTCCTTTGTCTCAACCACcagatacctaa